A genomic window from Amblyraja radiata isolate CabotCenter1 chromosome 18, sAmbRad1.1.pri, whole genome shotgun sequence includes:
- the hmces gene encoding abasic site processing protein HMCES, whose translation MCGRTACTLAADQLRRACAYRDRQGRSREPEWRDGDHDKYKPSFNRSPHSNSPVLVSRKHFDKDAETSEPVLTAMRWGLVPSWFKESDPLKMQYNTSNCRSDGMMQKKSYKEPLMRGRRCVVLADGFFEWQKRDGEKQPYFIHFPQTLEKEEVDGEEWSGRRLLTMAGLFDCWRSPSGGEELYTHTIITVSASKAMDWVHERMPAILDGEEAVHKWLDYGEVPVSEAIKLIHPTECIALYPVSTLVNNSRNDSLECIKPIKLEVKKEAKPSASSKLLKNWLQNPSPKKEDTGSPMPVKVETKKRAGLMHMWLQKSEEPLAKKPHKT comes from the exons ATGTGTGGGCGCACGGCATGCACACTGGCAGCTGATCAGCTCAGGCGCGCTTGTGCTTATCGAGACAGGCAAGGAAGGAGCAGAGAACCGGAATGGAGAGACGGGGACCACGATAAGTACAAGCCCTCGTTCAACAGAAGCCCACATTCCAATAGCCCAGTGCTGGTGTCCAGAAAGCACTTTGACAAG GATGCCGAGACTTCAGAGCCTGTGCTGACAGCCATGCGGTGGGGCCTTGTCCCTTCCTGGTTCAAGGAAAGCGACCCCTTGAAAATGCAGTACAACACCAGCAACTGCCGCAGTGATGGGATGATGCAGAAGAAGTCGTACAAG GAGCCGTTGATGAGAGGTCGACGCTGTGTGGTGTTGGCTGATGGATTCTTTGAGTGGCAGAAACGAGATGGAGAGAAGCAGCCCTATTTCATCCACTTCCCACAGACTCTTGAGAAAGAAGAG GTTGATGGTGAGGAGTGGAGTGGCCGGCGATTGTTGACCATGGCAGGCCTGTTCGACTGCTGGAGATCTCCTAGTGGAGGAGAGGAACTGTACACTCACACCATCATCACTGTGAGTGCCTCCAAAGCCATGGACTGGGTACATGAGCG GATGCCTGCTATTCTGGATGGAGAGGAGGCCGTGCACAAGTGGCTGGACTATGGGGAGGTACCCGTCTCCGAGGCCATTAAACTGATCCACCCAACGGAATGTATTGCCCTCTACCCAGTCTCCACTCTAGTCAATAACTCAAGGAATGACAGCCTTGAGTGCATCAAACCCATAAAATTGGAAGTTAAGAAG GAAGCCAAGCCCAGtgccagcagcaagctgctgaagAATTGGCTGCAGAACCCTTCACCCAAGAAGGAGGACACAGGGAGCCCCATGCCAGTTAAAGTGGAGACAAAGAAGCGAGCGGGGTTAATGCACATGTGGCTCCAGAAGTCAGAGGAGCCCTTGGCCAAGAAGCCCCACAAGACCTGA